TTTTTGGTGTTGAGGATGCCGGGGCCATGGGCGTGCAGGTACATCACTTTTACATCGTCGAATTCCTTCGGTTTGAATTTATTGTAGTAGATATTGATCAGTTTTGTGGCTTCCAGACCGTTTTGGTAGCCGAGCGGAAGGTCGATGACCTCGGTCAGGGGGAATCTGCCGCGGGTGTAACCCATAACGGATAATCCCACATCGGAGAGCCCCTTCACCACGCCGTCATAGCATTGGGCTGCCGGAGTCAAAGTTCCTCCCGGGAAAACCGTTACCTTTACCCTGCCGTTTGTTCTTTTTTCGACCTCTTTGCCCCACTCCACGGAAAGGACGGCATGCTTGTGAGGGGCCGGGAAAAAGTTGGAGTAGGTAAGTTCGATGGGTTTTGTCTGCGCGCTGACAGGAGAAACGGCTAAACACAGACCTGCGACTAATAAACTAAAAAACAGAGACACTACTTTCCAATGCTTCATTTTAACCCTCCTTTAATAGTGTTGAAGACTTGCATACGTCATTTTCCACCTGCCTGCCCTTCTTGAGATGTTACAAAGGTTTGGTAAAAATCAGGGAATCTTTTTTGTCCGGGTTCTTGAGGATTTTCGGGTTTTCTAATCACAAATCGCTTTATTGTCAAGCAAAATATCTTTGAAGCTCCGATTCTCTTTTTGACTTCCCTTTTGCTTTTTTCTTCTGTCTCTGGTATTTCTGCGGCTGGGGGCAGAAAACAGTGCCGATAAATGCCTGCATTTGCTGAAATAATTCGGGAAGCAGCAAGAGGACCGGGTTGCAGAAGCTACTGTAAAAATTGTCCCGGACGTCAGGAATTGGATGGATAAAAATTTGCCGTTGCCAAAGAAGAGGTTAGTTGATTATCGGGTACGCGTTTCTGCGCGGGCGCGGAACGTTCGTTTGCAGATCTCGTCACAGTACGGCCTTGTTGTAGTTGCTCCCCGGTATTTTGATCTGGCCCGGATCCCCGCGCTGATCGAGCAAAAGCGAAAATGGATAGAGAGCCATCTGCGCCGGTTTGCCGAGATGCCCGGCGGTCGGGAGACCAGGCCCGCCTTAATCCTGCCGGATGTCATTGACCTTCCCGCGCTGGGCGAGGCATGGCAGGTGCGCTACAACCCGATGAACACCGCCGTGGTCGGGATTGTCAGCGAGGCGCCGGGGGAGCTGATTGTTTACGGCGCCGTCCATCATCAACCCGCCTGCCGCGAGGTCCTGATCAACTGGCTGCGGCGGCGCACCCGCGAGGAACTCTGCGCCTGGCTTTCCACCCTGGCCGCTGAATACGGATTTACGTTCAGGGAATCCGTGGTGCGGGGGCAGAAAACCCGCTGGGGGAGCTGTTCAGCAAAAGGGACTATATCTTTAAGCTATAAGCTGCTTTTTTTAGAGCGCGACTGGGTGCGCTGTGTTCTTCTGCATGAGCTGTGCCACACGGTTATCATGAATCATTCTGAAGATTTCCGAAGTCTTTTGAATCGTCTTGAACCAAAAAGCAGGCAGATTGACAGGGAAATGCGCGAAGCGGCAAGGCGGGTCCCCGTCTGGGTGGAAAAAGGCTGACGGCGCTTTCGGATTATCCGCCGGTCTGGGGCTGAAGGGTAACTTTCTTGAGCCGGGTGGGAAGGGCGAGGAGGCAGTGCTTCATTCCAGTTTGAAGCGGATCGGGAGAACCGCCCGGGAAACGACTTTCTGCCCATTGGCAGAGGCCGGCGCAAAGGTAGATTTCCTGACCGCTTCGATTGCCGCCTCCGTCAACCCGTAACCAGCCGGTTCGGTAACGTCAATCCGCTGTACTTTGCCCGTCTGATCGATCAGGAGCGTTAAAACGACCCGCCCTTCTTTTCCCTGTCTGCGGGCGAATGAGGGATAAACCGGAGTTGCCCGGCGAATGAAAGTCGGGGCGTTTGTTTCGCCGAATTTCGTCTCGAGGGGGATGCCGCTTCCCGTTCCAAGCGAGGCATGGCCGCTTAAACCGCCTCCGAACCCGGTTTCTGAACCAGTTTTGGAGATTCCCCCGGGATTGCTTCCTGCCGCACCGGTGGTTGCTGTGCCCGCAGACGCGCCGCTGTTTTGCGAAACGCGTTGGGTTGTTCCCCGGCCGTATTCAATGCCGTCAGGCACGGCCGCGAGCAATCCATCATCCTTTGCGATCTCGGAAGGGGTCGGCAGGATTGTCTCTGCAGATTTTTCCGTAACGGATTTTTCAATGGTCTGGGGGAGCTCTTCCGTTGCAATCTTTTTTGCCGTGGCAGGCGCCGCCTTTATTGCATTATTTTGCACCTTTGCCCGTTCCCTTTGCGGCGAAGGAGCGGTCTCTTTTTGTCCTCCGGCCCGGGAAGCAGACGATTCTTTTTGTAAAAAATACGAACCATCTTCGTCGAAACTTATATGGAAGGTTTGTACGGCAACCGTGTCGGTGGCTGGCTGGAGCGCCAAAAAAAGCAGAAAGAAGGCATGAAGCGCCACAGAGGCGACGATCGCGGCATGGATCGCGCTCAGACGAAATCTGCATGCATTTTCCCGGGTCTCTTCTTTTTCAAAATACAGCGGCAATGTTTTTTCCTGAACTGCCATTTCGTTTCCCAAAAAAGTGGTTGCATAAACCAAAAAATCCCCGACCACAAAACTTATGGTCGGGGATTACACGTTTTTATAATCCTCAGATATAAAATTCCGTCTTCTTTACCTTCGAAGATAATGACGGGTCTGATCCTGGCCGGTCTCCTGGCTTGCAGGTCATCCTTCCCCCCGTGCCTTCCCA
The DNA window shown above is from Syntrophobacterales bacterium and carries:
- a CDS encoding M48 family metallopeptidase, which produces MDKNLPLPKKRLVDYRVRVSARARNVRLQISSQYGLVVVAPRYFDLARIPALIEQKRKWIESHLRRFAEMPGGRETRPALILPDVIDLPALGEAWQVRYNPMNTAVVGIVSEAPGELIVYGAVHHQPACREVLINWLRRRTREELCAWLSTLAAEYGFTFRESVVRGQKTRWGSCSAKGTISLSYKLLFLERDWVRCVLLHELCHTVIMNHSEDFRSLLNRLEPKSRQIDREMREAARRVPVWVEKG
- a CDS encoding energy transducer TonB, with product MAVQEKTLPLYFEKEETRENACRFRLSAIHAAIVASVALHAFFLLFLALQPATDTVAVQTFHISFDEDGSYFLQKESSASRAGGQKETAPSPQRERAKVQNNAIKAAPATAKKIATEELPQTIEKSVTEKSAETILPTPSEIAKDDGLLAAVPDGIEYGRGTTQRVSQNSGASAGTATTGAAGSNPGGISKTGSETGFGGGLSGHASLGTGSGIPLETKFGETNAPTFIRRATPVYPSFARRQGKEGRVVLTLLIDQTGKVQRIDVTEPAGYGLTEAAIEAVRKSTFAPASANGQKVVSRAVLPIRFKLE